A genomic segment from Pleurodeles waltl isolate 20211129_DDA chromosome 9, aPleWal1.hap1.20221129, whole genome shotgun sequence encodes:
- the LOC138259765 gene encoding uncharacterized protein, which yields MSALRTLQRDGHPEMRSCTRAGTGAYTGGIASTGGIGTGGYIGGIGTGGYTGGIGTGSYIGGIGTGGYTGGIGTGGYIGGIGTGGYTGGFGTGGYIGGIGTGGYTGGIGTGGYIGGIGTGGYTGGIGTGSYIGGIGTGGFTGGIGTGGYIGGIGTGGYTGGIGTGSYIGGIGTGGYIGGIGTGGYTGGIGTGSYIGGIGTGSYTGGIGTGGYTGGIGTGGYIGGIGTGGYTGGIGTGSYTGGIGLLTV from the exons ATGTCGGCCCTGAGGACTCTGCAGAGAGATGGACATCCGGAGATGCGCA GCTGCACCAGGGCTGGTACTGGAGCCTACACTGGGGGCATCGCCTCCACCGGGGGCATCGGCACTGGAGGCTACATCGGGGGCATCGGTACTGGAGGCTACACCGGGGGCATCGGCACTGGAAGCTACATCGGGGGCATCGGCACTGGAGGCTACACCGGGGGCATCGGCACTGGAGGCTACATCGGGGGCATCGGCACTGGAGGCTACACCGGGGGCTTCGGCACTGGAGGCTACATCGGGGGCATCGGCACTGGAGGCTACACCGGGGGCATCGGCACTGGAGGCTACATCGGGGGCATCGGCACTGGAGGCTACACCGGGGGCATCGGCACTGGAAGCTACATCGGGGGCATCGGCACTGGAGGCTTCACCGGGGGCATCGGCACTGGAGGCTACATCGGGGGCATCGGCACTGGAGGCTACACCGGGGGCATCGGCACTGGAAGCTACATCGGGGGCATCGGCACTGGAGGCTACATCGGGGGCATCGGCACTGGAGGCTACACCGGGGGCATCGGCACTGGAAGCTACATCGGGGGCATCGGCACTGGAAGCTACACCGGGGGCATCGGCACTGGAGGCTACACCGGGGGCATCGGCACTGGAGGCTACATCGGGGGCATCGGCACTGGAGGCTACACCGGGGGCATCGGCACTGGAAGCTACACCGGGGGCATCGGCCTACTCACAGTGTGA